tgtatatattatatatacatatgtatacattatatatatatgcacatttttTACCTCTGTAAAGAGTATTGAGCATATGTATAAACCAATTTCATGTAGCCAACATGAAAGTAAGATAATTTGAACTAGTTTTGATAAATAATCTCAAAATTAATATTACCCTAGCTTAAAAGGtaatgtagttttaatttgaatgtaatttttaataattttatacagcattatatggatataaaaacaaatgcATGAAAAACTTTAACATAGGCATTACTTACTTTTGCTAATTATAATTTCAGGAACGTCTGATTAGAGTTAGATAGCAGactgcaagattttttttttataatttagaataaaatccaaaattaagaaaaagacccTTTTGTTTGTCAATTGTAATACAAGATTGCCATATAAAATAGTTTCTTCAGTTACATGCATACCAGGGATTCACACTGTACAATGCTTTCTTTAGacgtttagttttcttttttcagtttatcCAAAGAATCAGCTCAGTTGGATTCTACAAATTAAACCATGGGTTTTCAATGAAAACAGAATCATGTGGTTCAAATCCTATAGCATGACTTTTGCCTGCCTGAATTGGATGAAAAATTATAGGTAAGTTTATTCATTACTGTGGCAAATATTTACACAATAGTGTACAGTAACAGTTTTGTATTGATTGTGTTTAATAAACTGTCAGTATAACTCATGTGGTTTGATTaaggtgcttagtcactcagtcgtgtctgatcctttgcaaccctatggacttagcccaccaggctcctctgtccatggacttctccaggcaagaatactggagtgggttgtcatgtcctcctccaggggatcttcgcaacccagggatcgaacccaggtctttcacattgcaggtggattctttactatctgagccaccagggaaggccttgaggtagcttttgtttatttaaatattcttatttttccaacaacttttaaatttgaaaaatctcaaACCCACAGAAAATTTGGATATAGTATAAATACAGTGCTCACTTTTCATCCATATTCAGTGatagctttcatttttaatgtaagaCTATATTCCTTGGAGAACTGCTTTTACTTCCTCTTAATATCCTTATGACAGGACACAAATAACACAGTGCTTAAATCATAAATGTTTTGGATGCAACATAAATATATAGTGGTTAAGTATACATCCTATGTATTAAGATTGAATCAAAGTAATATCTTCATGTATTCATATATTATAAACCAATTTCTAACCTTGTGAAAAATATTGCTTAGAGTTATGGTATGAGCTCTGTTTTCCAAATGCATGCTTCTACTTCTCATAAATGAATGAGTTCCTTTGAGATTGGATGTCTGTAAAATCATTCTTGGTTAACTGAGCAACCACCTGCTGTTATCTATTGTAAGTTAGTCCTTCATTACCCAGGCTTTGCATAAAGCATGAAAAAGAGGGTAATATTCATAATATTAAAGAAGAGTgacatttaattcttaaaaggaTAGTGAGCAATCAGTATAGAATGCACTCTGTGTAGCTAAGAAAAACGTAGTACAAATTTAAATGTCATTACCTATGCTAACCTAACAACCTGTTCTGTTCCCCGAGAACCTCTGGGGGATTTTTCTATCATGTGCTTTGACATGGGACCTGTTGTAGTGTCTGTGTGATCCCTATTTAGTCCCTATTTGATcccatgtgatttttaaaaaactttaggTGAGCTGTATACTCTTCTAGCCCTTCCCCTTCAGATCGTTTATTTGACAGATGTCTCCTGAGCACCCGCTGTGTTCCAGGAACTGTGGTCAGGAAGCAGTCACTGCTACTACTCCACTGCTACAGCTGCTACCGCTATGTGCCCCAAAGTCCAAGTTTTACAGCTTCATTTTGTTGTAACTTACTTTAGAAGCAAAttaatttgttatatatatatatatacacactgtaattataagaaaatttgttttgaaatatcAGAAAATGAACAATATATGTATTTAGAATCTAATAAATTGTAGATTAGAGTATCTTTCTACTTAATATATCCCATGCTGCATTTTTTCAAATGGTAATTTTTGCCTGGCTCTTCTTAATGACCTCTTAGGCTCCCTTGGACAAGACCATACAGTACTTCGCGGACCACTGTAGACAGTAGTGAGGTGAAGACCTTCCTGGCCCTGGCTCACAGGTGGTGGGATGAGCAAGGAGTTTATGCGCCTCTTCACTCTATGAATGACCTAAGGGTGCCGTTCATTAGGTAACAGTCCAGAAATTCTAGGCCGTTTAAAATATAGCTCTTTTcaataattcattttctttcaagttcatttttctcttggtttATGCCTAGGTTCAAAACACTGCATTTTACGTTTGCTTTGGAAATTAGGATTCTCTTCAGTGTCCATTGTTCAAAgctattagttttttttaataacaccACTTAAATTCTAGACTGCTTTCATAAATTAACTTGAAGTATTTTTGGTTATTATCAAGTTAATTAGAATTAAATCCATATGAAAAGGAATTATGGTCCTATGGCATCAAGGTCATTTTATAACATCCTTGACATTTAGGAAGTTTGATAAAAGGAATGCTACTTAGAAAGTTCAATTCAACAAATTTTTTTGAGAACTTAACCTTGTACAGAGCTTGGGGTCTAGACTCTGTAAAGAGTATAAGAACTGCTGAGGTATTCATCATTCAAAACATAGTTCATGTATTTCAGGAACTTAGAGTTTGCTATGGCAAGGGTTCATCAGAACCCACCTATCACAAAATTGCTTATTTGTTCTTCTGTCCATGTCTTTAGttattcattaaacatttttcaGCAGCCGATATGGGCAAAGCTCTGTGATAGACCCAGAATATCAGATCAGACTGCCCTTAGGGAGCTTCCTGACTGGTTTTGCTGGTTGATATTAGTGCAGCAAAAGGGAAATTACTGGCGTGTTTTTACTGCCACTGAATTAGCGGGTCACAGAAACACTGaggcagagaaaagcagaaatgCCATTCTGTTAAGCtcaaccagtggttctcaaggtTAGCCCTGGACTAGCAACATCAGTATCGCCTGTgattttgttagaaatgcaaaattctCAGGTCTCATGTTGGACCTACTGCTTTGGGGGCAGCAGTCTATGTTTTAACCAACTCTCCAGATGATTCTGAGGCACACTTAGCTTGAGAACCACTCTATTCCAACCACTGTGACTCTTTTAGTGAAGTCGTCACACTAAAAAAGACCATCCAGGGCAGTCCAAATTATGGTTAAAAGTTTAGATTTTATTCTAATCATAATTAAAACCATTGAAAGGGAGCAATATGATTTCAATTATAATGTAAAGGAGTCATTTTGTCCAGTGTGTGAAGAATAGATTGGACTTCATTTGAAATGGGTcctttctgttattattataacTCTATTCCGGAGTTATCTCCTTAATCACTATGTAGGTTTTTCTTAGAAATCAATTAACTTGAATAGCAATAAAAGATATCCTAAGATGTCCTTAATACatataagatttattttaatataagtatAATTAGAAGTCCAACTTAAAAGTTTAGTTTATGATATTttggtatctgtgtgtgtgtatgggtgtatatatgtgtgtgcctatgtttgtgtgtatggtaAAGTGTTATTATAATTATCTTAGAATTAAGTTTACTTGCTTTGGATGCCTGTTTATGTGATCATAAAAACACCACTAACTTAGAAGATTAAAGGAGACTCAATTTAAAGGTTTTCTTTAGATTATTACTAAAGTAATAATTGAGTCATAATTATTACTAGATTATTTCAAGAGCTTTACTTTAAACCTCCTGCTTTTGAttactaaaaatgttttttttttttaattactaaaaatgttttataaattaagCATAATATCATTTTATGCTGATAATAAGATTTGTCCCCCAAATCGATAGTCTTAGATTAAAAACAGTTTAATATTTCTTTGGAAATTATGTACTTTTAAGACTTTattgataaaattaataatttgtttttgtatatttttaatttttttaaagagacaatCTCTTAAAAACAGTTGCTAATCACCAGCCAGGAAAACCTTTGTCTGGGATGAAGATTCTTGATGTTGGTTGTGGTGGTGGATTGTTAACAGAAGTAAGTGATTTATGGCATTCTTGCCATTtttaactgggaaaaaaaattgagaagtgGGTTTATGcctcttttatcctttttttttcattggagAAGGTTTTTCCCCCacttattttgtgtgtttatttttggctgccctgggccttcattgctgcgtgggtctctctctagttgtggcgagcaggggctgctctccaggtgAGCTGCGCAGGCCTCTCATTGAGGCGGCTTCcctcgttgcagagcacgggctccagggcatcTGGGCGTCAGTGGTTGTGGCGCGGGGGCTCCGTGGCTACAGCTgcctggctctagagcacaggctcagtagttatggtcctcaggcttagttgttccggggcatgtgggatcttcccagatcagggattcaacccatgtctcttgcattggcaggcagattctttcccactgagccaccaggaaagcccctcttttatccttttaagaaataatactgttcatttttttaaaatggaaaagtataatgtttttaatatttttatgattataaaagtaatacattctttttacttccttaaaaatatccaaatatttcagaaaagtatagtgaggaatttttttttttacccaaaaATGAGGcactgatgaaaataaataaatgggacctaattaaacctaaaagtttTTTTACAACAAGGGACACTGTCATCAAGGCAAAAAGATAACCTACTCAataggagaaagtatttgcaaatgatatgattgaTATGGGTTtagtatccggtcccatcacttcatggcaaatagatggggaaacagtggaaacagtggctgactttattattctgggctccaaaatcactgcggatggtgattacagccatgaaattaaaagatgcttgctccttgaaaggaaagttatgaccaaccttgacagcatattaaaaagcagagacattactttgctaacaaaggtctgtctagtcaaggctatggtttttccagtggtcatgtatggatgtgagagttggactataaagaaagctgagcaccgaagaattgatgcttttgagctgtggtgttggagaagactcttgagagtcccttggactgcaaggagatccaactagtccatcctaaaggggatcagtcctgggcgttcactggaaggactgatgttgaagctgaaactccaatactttggccacctgatgcaaagagctgactcatgtgaaaagaccttgatgctaggaaagattgaaggcaggaggagaaggggacgacagaggatgagatggttggatggcattattgacacaatggacatgggtttgggtggactccgggagctggtgatggacagggaggcctggcatgctgcagttcatggggtcgcaaagagtcggacacgactgagcgactgaactgaactgaaccaaaataCATAAAAGCTCATACACCTCAACATCAACAAATAAACAACTTTACTGAAAAACTAGCAGAAGACCTGATAGAcactttcccaaagaagacattcagatggccaacagacacatgagaagatgctcaacatccctaatcatcagagaaatgcaaatcaaaaccacaatgacatatcACCTCAAACCAGTCTGAATGGctgtcattaaaaagtctacaaataacaaatgttggtgaggatatggaaaaaaggaaaccctagtacactgctggtgggaatgtaaattgatgcaaccactacaggaaacagtgtggaggttcctcaaaacactgaaaatagaactgccgtatgactgAGCAGTTCTGCTCCTGGGTatatttctgaagaaaatgaaaaaactaatTAGGAAAGATACAGACAGACCAAtgctcatagcaacattatttacaagagccaagatatggaagcgacctaagtatccatcaacagatgaatggataaagaagatgtgatacacaacacacacacacacacacacacgtattgtagtattattcagccataaaaaagaatgaaaatgttgcCGTttacaacaatgtggatggacctagaggataTTAACACTtagtaaaataagtcaaagacaaatattatagtcattacttatatgtggagtcttaaaaataaacaaatacatataacaagacagaaacagattcacagatacagagaacagactagtaGTTGCCagtgaggaaaaggaaggggGGAAGTGCAAGATAGGTATAagaggattaagagatacaaactactgtgtataaaacaaataaacaacaagggtatattgtatagcacaggaaaatatagctattattttataataaccttaaTGGAGTGTAGTCTATGAAACTATTGAATCACTGTGTGATTAtatatctgaaattaatataatgttgtaaatcaactatacttcagtttttaaagaaagaaagaaaaaaagcactggTCATTcaaatagttttgaaaattttgtCATCTCTTTTCTCCCAGGATATTAGGCAGTTTCCACTGGTTTAAATGTACTGATAAGCTGTCCTTTTGCACTTGCTTCAATATCAAAATGTAAGAGTCTTGCAGGCTTCGGGGGCTCTCCGCTTTTTAGGTACTCTAGAGTTCTTGGAAGAATACTCATTCTCCCTGTGAACAATATTTGCTTTAGCTTAGAGTAAATTTTGTAACCTTCTATTAACACAGTAACTTTTTGTTTCAATGCTGCATGGCAAGCAgacttttgaaagatattttaagtTACAGTGTAGGTAGGAGTCAAATAAATATCAGTGAAGATACAGGGGTGTGTCTTACTGTCAAGGTCATAACAGCCAAGTCGACAGTGATGTTAACAGAGACCTTTGATGCATAACTAAGTTTCCATATGCATAGAGCATATGTTCTTCGTATGGCAGTGGGCTGGTTTCTTTTGACGTCAATTATAAAATTTCAGGAAatgtaaaatatgtgaaaatacatCCCATAGAATCAAGAATATGAGGTGTATCAAATGGTAAGTGAGTACACTTTTACTGTATGTGTTCTATGGCTTTTTCAGTGTATTATTACAGATCTTATGTCTCCaagttaaaataatttgatttttacttttaagtTGTTAACTAAggagttataaaataaatgctgtGCAGTGTTTTGATCAAAattaaggctttttaaaaaatcttaggcATGTCATGGGAAGTGATCAAATGTAGAGGTTGAAAGAAGAATTGGATGTGAAGAATCATTTCTAGTCAGTCACAGGAGAAACTAcggagaaaaaaaatgttccttagagaatttgaatattagaaaatttttctttttacaatgaCATGTTTCATTTATTGCactctgtaaatattttaatattgtacTATATGCCTATAAATGTATCTAGAGAATGTAGATAAAAATTTCCTCACTGTTAGTAGTTCTTAATAAGTTTTTTGTTCTGATTATTGTTCTcacttttaagctttttattatggaaattatCAAACATATAAACTAGAGAAAATGGTATATTGAACTTCGTGTACCCATAAACGATCTTCAGTGATTCCCCTCATGCTTGATCTTGTCTCCTTTTTGAGAAGGTTTTTATTGCTAAtgtgttctgttttcttcctgaGGGTAACGGTTTTCTATGCCATTAGCCTCTAGGGCGGCTTGGGGCCTCAGTCATTGGAATCGATCCTGTGGATGAGAACATTAAAACAGCACAGCACCATAAATCATTCGACCCAGTCCTGGATAAGAGGATAGAGTACAGAACGTGTTCCCTGGAGGAGATTGTGAAAGATACTGTGGAATCGTTTGATGCTGTCATAGCTTCTGAAGTTGTAGAACATGTGGTTGATCTAGAAACATTTATACAGTGCTGCTTTCAAGTGTTAAAGGTAAGACTTGCAGAGTtttcttgcttgttttttcttttgagtacATGTTATGTATCTGTagcaataaatgttttataaacttGAAACCAGGAAGACAGAATCTGGGGACAACATCTCTACTGGAGGTTATTTCTGCGTCTCAGCTTGCCCTGAGTCCTGGGGTTTTCCAGAGCCAGTATCTTGATGTCCAGGGATCCTGAAAACTGTTGGTATTGAACACTGTAATACAAACAATAGATTTACAGTGGTATTTTTCCCTTGGTATAATTTGGATTAAATACCTAACAGGCACTCAATGACGATTACTAAGAAATTAATTTGggttaatactttaaaaaatcataattagCATAAACTGGTTAGCCAGCATTTGTTAAGTCACTCTGCACACATGATATGTGTAATAGTTACCAgctttaaaagaaggaaagaaaagtgaaagtgtcagtcgctcagttgtctctgactctttgtcatggactattgcctgccaggctctctgtccatggaattctgtaggcaagaatactggagtgggtagccactcctttctccaggggatcttcctgcccccgGGCTGGAACCTGGGtcacttgcattgcaggcagattctttaccatcaagccaccagggaagcacttgaTACAAATGATCTCATTTGATCTTACTCTTACCTACAACCAGGTGAAGAGGGTAAGGCAGGCATTCTGAACTCCTTTGACCTGGAGAAGATCAGAATTTGAGAGATGTCAGAGGTCACATGGTCTTTAAGTCAAACTCACTAGGCACTTAAGTGGGACATAAGGctacatctttttatttcaagtCTGGTTCTTTCCATTACATTATTTTGCTTATGTAACTTGCCACAGACTTAGTCCTCTGAAGGTGGTTCCAACTCTGTTGTTTATATATTCAAGAGGTAACCCCCTAAGTTCAAGAGCTAAAAGGATTAAATGCTTAGCCTTTATCtaaatttgttgttattgttgttcagtctctaagttgtgtctgactgtagtgaccccatggacggcagcatgccaggcttctctgtcctccactatatccctgattttgttcaaatttatgtccattgagttggtgatactatctactatgtcatcctctgctgcccccttctctaaatagagcttttaaaatatacttttccttttaaaataattttagatttatagatgTTGCAAAGACAGTACACAGTGTTCCTGTTCCCAAGTGTCCTACTGTTAGCATCCTACCCAGTAAGGGTAGGAACTGGTAAGAGCAAGTGTGGTACCCAGGGCATGACGCCCGAGGCCGCACTCACTGGTCAGCGCCAGCCCTGCATTTGCACACCCCGGAGCGGGGGCACCCCCTCGGGTTCAGTGCCCAGGGCATCTCACGAGCCTCACCACAGTCCTAGCCCTGAATATAGCCCATGGTATATTTTTCAAAGCTGCAAAATTAACATTGACGTTATACTATTAAGTACACTACAGACCCTGTTCAATTTCATTAGTGTTTGCACTAATGTCATTTTTCTGTTGCAGGATCCAATCCAGGATTCCATGTTGCATTTAGTTACCACGCCTCCGTAGCCTCCTTCAGTGTGTATTGTTTCTTGATGGCGTTCCCTCTTAAATGAGCCTTATTAGGCATAGCTCCTGTCCAAGCAAAACTCctgaattatttctttttgtgtAGAGTCTCAGTATGTATGGATGGAGAGTCTTTCACATATGCTAGAAATACTGGCAATGTGGAATTTAAAACTAATTTCTGCTTTAATGgaaagcttattttttaaaaaaaataaatgaccaataCTCACCACTGTTTCCTTAGAATAAGATTTTATGAAACACAGATTAGATATTTATAGTTGATTTTTTCCTTAActctattgagatataattgacacacaagtgattttgaatattttagaatACTAAAGTTTTACAGAGAACTGTTACAATGTGTCGTGAAATAGTGTCTGATATTTTAGTTTTAAGGGTACATCCCAATATTACAGGGCCtttttgcatcatttttatttttggtttggaGTGGTATTTGAGATATTTTCTCATATATCTTAATATGAGTATCTTGGAGGGGCATTTTATCTCCATCAGGTGCTAATGAGAATGTTTAAAAGAGCCATTTATGTTTTTGCCATTTGTGAGAGTAaatatgcatgtgtgcgtgctaagtcacttcagttgtgtctgactctttgtgaccctattaactatagcctgccaggctcctctgtccctgggatttcccaggcaagaacactggagatggttcccatttccttctccaggggatcttctggatccagagattgaactcttgtctcctgcttggcaggtggattctttaccactgagccacttgggaagcctggaCGCTTTTCCTACCTTAATCATTAATGCTTCTGTCAGAGAACACTTACCAGCCTTGCTGGCCTGTGCAAGCTGTGGGCTGTGTGCTGCGCCAAGCACTTTAGGCAGGCTTGGCTTCCCCCGAAGAGGAGGCAGTGTTAACACGTTAAAGCATCAGTGTGGACATGTAACAAGGACGGGCAGCCTAATCTCATGTCTGTacttttattataaagtatttgATATGTACAAAAGAATGTATTTAATATAAACATAAGTCATAGTAATGTATGATTTTAGAAGTTAGCTGTAAGCACTGTTGCATAAACTCAGTAAGTGCATCTATAGTGGATTGCCTATAACAACGaatttcccaagaggaaaataaatattgttttggtaaattatattttgtttacaCTTGTGTATCTTAACTGCACTTTAAATTATTTGGAACGGAGGAGGAGGGCGAGGGAAGCCAAGCTTTTATCTAGCTGATATTCCTGacatataaaattttacttctattcatattatttttagcCTGATGGTTCTTTATTCATTACTACAATCAACAAAACACAGCTCTCCTATGCCTTGGGAATTGTTTTTTCAGAGCAAATTGCAGGTATTGTGCCAAAAGGTACTCATACCTGGGAGAAGTTTGTTTCACCTGAAAAGCTAGAGAGCATTCTGGAATCAAGTAAGTATTAATGTTTCCAATTTTCAAGGCCTAACTgtacttttgaaagtgaaagtcactcagttgtgtccaactctgcaaccccatgggctatgcagtccatggaat
The nucleotide sequence above comes from Cervus elaphus chromosome 28, mCerEla1.1, whole genome shotgun sequence. Encoded proteins:
- the COQ3 gene encoding ubiquinone biosynthesis O-methyltransferase, mitochondrial; amino-acid sequence: MWGGSKLSSSGRRFLGGLRAGYRSTQADSSRPTTSAVYPKNQLSWILQIKPWVFNENRIMWFKSYSMTFACLNWMKNYRLPWTRPYSTSRTTVDSSEVKTFLALAHRWWDEQGVYAPLHSMNDLRVPFIRDNLLKTVANHQPGKPLSGMKILDVGCGGGLLTEPLGRLGASVIGIDPVDENIKTAQHHKSFDPVLDKRIEYRTCSLEEIVKDTVESFDAVIASEVVEHVVDLETFIQCCFQVLKPDGSLFITTINKTQLSYALGIVFSEQIAGIVPKGTHTWEKFVSPEKLESILESNGLSVQTVVGMLYNPFSGYWHWSENTSLNYAAHALKSSLQEHPAPAEFALKGETGELQAEASTNSDVQEELKK